A stretch of Oceanispirochaeta sp. DNA encodes these proteins:
- a CDS encoding carbohydrate ABC transporter permease, whose product MKQFLNRHGLNITKYAFVNLMLVIVLFPIYWMLLSSFKTNNQLLTLPPEFIPSSVTLANYIEILGTPKYLIYYKNSLIVTSITVVLTIIISILAGYSFSRYTFKGKKVAMLLVLSVQMFPLVAILISLYTFYAKLHLLNTFTGLILTDITLSLPFAIWFLWAYFNTVPRSLDEAAYIDGCSRMRTLFTIIVPLVKPGLLSVAIYTTLKTWDDFLFSLVIITRDAMRTLPVGIAVSFLGEYVHNYVGMMTVSVAASAPLVILFILLQKNMVSGLTTGSVKG is encoded by the coding sequence ATGAAACAATTTTTAAATAGACATGGTTTGAATATTACCAAATATGCCTTTGTGAATCTGATGCTAGTCATCGTTCTCTTTCCCATTTACTGGATGCTTCTGTCATCTTTTAAAACAAATAATCAGTTGCTGACACTGCCTCCAGAGTTTATACCAAGCTCTGTCACATTGGCAAATTACATTGAAATCCTGGGAACCCCCAAGTATCTGATCTATTATAAAAACAGTCTAATAGTCACTTCAATCACTGTCGTACTGACCATTATCATCTCCATTCTGGCGGGTTACTCTTTCTCCAGGTATACCTTCAAGGGAAAGAAAGTTGCCATGCTTCTTGTGCTTTCCGTGCAGATGTTTCCCCTGGTGGCCATTCTGATCTCTCTGTATACCTTCTATGCCAAGCTTCACCTGTTGAATACATTCACGGGGCTGATCCTCACGGATATTACCCTGTCTCTTCCCTTTGCTATCTGGTTTTTATGGGCCTATTTCAATACGGTACCCCGTTCTCTGGATGAAGCGGCCTATATTGATGGATGCAGCAGGATGAGAACTCTTTTTACAATTATTGTTCCCCTTGTTAAGCCCGGTCTGCTCTCTGTGGCTATCTATACCACCTTGAAAACCTGGGATGACTTTCTATTCTCTCTCGTCATTATCACAAGAGATGCCATGAGAACCCTTCCTGTCGGAATTGCCGTCAGTTTCCTGGGAGAATATGTGCATAATTATGTGGGTATGATGACTGTCTCCGTTGCCGCATCTGCCCCTTTGGTTATTCTCTTTATTCTTCTTCAGAAGAATATGGTTTCCGGTCTGACCACCGGATCTGTAAAGGGTTAA
- a CDS encoding uroporphyrinogen decarboxylase family protein, translated as MGLDIFVRILFDMEEFSAMPRQGVEFHKETDSRKETVTKTRYTIQTPDGELTQELSVNEPYPGTFLHACTEKPIKSMKDLKMAVAYEPGCSSEFFDPVKQRVTSAQASVGEDGIVGVWCPNGVFNNASRLLELEELYCLFLTEPDFFSELMEFSLKRISTYARAIAESGADVMIVGGNVAGGFLGKEMFDKYILPYEKRFFASCREIGIKTLYHNCGEIMNLVESYVAAEADWVEPFSPPPLGDAALADALATVKGRYTITGGVDQINVLQNGRVEDVIKATEAALKTGMDSGFPFVLQSADFLERDTPLENIRAYARTVRRIIS; from the coding sequence ATGGGGCTTGATATATTTGTCCGTATTCTTTTTGATATGGAAGAATTTTCGGCAATGCCCCGGCAAGGAGTTGAATTCCACAAGGAAACTGACTCCCGGAAAGAGACTGTCACAAAAACCAGGTATACCATCCAGACCCCGGATGGAGAATTGACTCAGGAACTCTCTGTCAATGAGCCTTATCCGGGGACTTTCCTCCATGCCTGTACCGAGAAACCGATCAAATCGATGAAAGACCTGAAAATGGCGGTTGCCTATGAACCGGGGTGTTCCTCTGAGTTTTTTGATCCTGTAAAACAAAGGGTGACATCCGCCCAGGCTTCCGTGGGTGAAGACGGGATTGTCGGTGTCTGGTGTCCTAATGGCGTGTTTAATAATGCCTCTCGTCTGTTAGAACTGGAAGAATTATATTGTCTGTTTCTGACGGAACCTGATTTCTTCAGTGAACTAATGGAATTTTCACTGAAAAGGATCTCCACATACGCCAGGGCCATCGCAGAATCCGGAGCGGATGTCATGATTGTCGGTGGTAATGTAGCCGGTGGATTTCTGGGTAAAGAGATGTTTGACAAGTACATCCTGCCCTATGAAAAACGTTTTTTTGCTTCCTGCCGTGAGATCGGAATCAAGACGCTTTATCACAATTGCGGTGAGATCATGAATCTGGTGGAATCCTATGTGGCAGCAGAAGCAGATTGGGTGGAACCTTTTTCTCCGCCCCCACTGGGTGATGCTGCTCTGGCTGACGCCCTGGCAACAGTAAAGGGCCGTTATACCATCACCGGAGGTGTGGACCAGATCAATGTGCTGCAGAATGGAAGGGTGGAGGATGTGATCAAGGCTACCGAGGCCGCCCTGAAAACTGGGATGGACTCGGGATTTCCTTTTGTGCTCCAGTCAGCGGACTTTCTGGAGAGGGATACCCCCCTTGAGAATATCAGGGCCTATGCACGGACGGTGAGGCGGATTATATCATAG
- a CDS encoding carbohydrate ABC transporter permease has translation MSFMDHTIYNMAHPVFNGLDNYIKLFKSGIILTYFKNTFFYVFFEVGIQFLLAFMLALALSFNLKGREVYRGLFLIAWTIPSVAVAMLWTLMFQSQYGIINYLLSSVGWISDSNLLWTQSPERAMITVIVAVMWRQLPYMVTMLVAGLLSVSRELIEAATIDGCNRLRVLQHVIFPSISTVLVTTITISIINNFQMFTIIYNMTGGGPMDKTMTLSVGAYHAAFVQHDLGSGSAIGVLWLIVLSVFSVINIRASEKKNSGYI, from the coding sequence ATGAGTTTTATGGATCACACCATATACAATATGGCCCATCCTGTTTTTAACGGGTTGGATAACTATATCAAGCTCTTCAAGAGCGGGATCATCCTCACATATTTTAAAAATACTTTTTTTTATGTATTTTTTGAAGTGGGAATACAGTTCCTGCTGGCTTTTATGCTGGCTTTAGCCTTGAGCTTTAATCTGAAGGGTCGGGAAGTTTACAGGGGATTGTTTCTGATTGCCTGGACGATACCGTCTGTAGCTGTTGCTATGCTCTGGACGCTGATGTTCCAGTCTCAGTACGGTATTATAAACTATCTGCTAAGCAGCGTCGGATGGATCAGCGATTCCAATTTGTTATGGACTCAGAGTCCTGAGAGGGCCATGATTACAGTGATAGTGGCTGTCATGTGGCGCCAGTTGCCTTATATGGTAACAATGCTGGTTGCCGGTTTATTATCCGTTTCCAGAGAATTGATAGAAGCGGCTACCATTGATGGCTGTAATAGACTGAGAGTACTGCAGCATGTTATTTTCCCCTCAATTTCCACGGTGCTGGTAACGACAATCACCATCTCAATCATCAACAACTTCCAGATGTTTACGATCATCTACAATATGACTGGCGGCGGCCCCATGGATAAAACCATGACCCTTTCTGTCGGAGCCTATCACGCTGCGTTCGTACAGCATGATTTAGGAAGCGGTTCTGCAATCGGTGTCTTATGGCTGATCGTTCTCAGTGTTTTTTCAGTGATTAATATTAGAGCTTCTGAAAAGAAGAACTCCGGTTATATTTAA
- a CDS encoding sugar ABC transporter substrate-binding protein produces MKKLMLLSLALLVSLSLYAAGQGEKSAAADGPVNLDFVSWGAAEGQGKAAFEAMADAFAATKPGLTITHVPFPYNNVKDQLLIMSAAGSAPDLAQVKTEWVPALHKAGVLAPLNDLLPQSTIDDFLPAALEGTTYDGQIMAAPWCPSPIGLWYNKELVAKAGFDGPPATWAELQEQSRAIASLGKDARGNTIYGLGISSKKLTGTGYFFLLYFWNYGGQFVDSKGNVMLNSAENIKTFEDTRALFEEGVSPLGVEIKDLRNLFAQGQLGFHLDIEAGPAIFGGAAPEGAAFNEKVGLAEIPGMNGRKGVTAFVEHDLVVFKDSKDPKLAAEFVDFMSGPEGMAIYTKILPKYTARKSSSQIDFYKASTDPYMATFLKILDNALPLPCKNPSFLEAMESVAVGIQKVALTDEPIKQIVAEMDKEVKAIYAE; encoded by the coding sequence ATGAAAAAACTAATGTTATTGTCACTTGCATTACTAGTATCTTTATCCCTATATGCCGCCGGTCAGGGAGAAAAGTCTGCAGCAGCAGATGGTCCTGTAAATCTGGATTTTGTATCCTGGGGTGCCGCAGAGGGTCAGGGAAAAGCGGCTTTTGAAGCCATGGCAGATGCTTTTGCTGCAACAAAACCGGGACTGACCATCACGCATGTTCCTTTTCCCTATAACAATGTGAAAGACCAGCTTCTTATTATGTCAGCTGCCGGAAGTGCACCGGATCTGGCTCAGGTTAAAACAGAATGGGTTCCTGCGCTGCATAAAGCCGGTGTATTGGCTCCACTAAATGACTTGCTTCCCCAGAGCACAATCGATGACTTTCTTCCTGCCGCACTGGAAGGCACCACCTATGATGGACAGATCATGGCCGCTCCCTGGTGTCCCAGCCCCATCGGACTATGGTACAACAAAGAACTTGTGGCTAAAGCCGGATTCGACGGGCCGCCCGCAACCTGGGCGGAACTTCAGGAACAGTCCAGAGCCATTGCTTCTTTAGGTAAGGATGCCAGAGGCAATACGATCTATGGTCTGGGTATTTCATCGAAAAAACTGACCGGTACAGGTTACTTTTTTCTCCTTTACTTCTGGAATTACGGTGGGCAGTTTGTGGACAGCAAAGGGAATGTCATGTTGAACTCTGCTGAAAATATCAAAACCTTTGAAGATACAAGAGCCCTCTTTGAGGAAGGTGTTTCACCATTGGGTGTCGAAATTAAGGACCTGAGAAACCTGTTTGCACAGGGACAGCTGGGGTTCCACCTTGATATTGAAGCCGGTCCCGCAATTTTTGGCGGAGCCGCTCCCGAAGGCGCAGCCTTCAATGAAAAAGTTGGATTGGCAGAGATTCCTGGAATGAACGGTCGAAAGGGTGTAACTGCTTTTGTTGAACATGATCTGGTTGTTTTTAAGGATTCTAAGGATCCCAAATTAGCCGCTGAATTTGTTGATTTTATGTCAGGTCCTGAGGGGATGGCTATTTACACTAAAATCCTACCCAAATACACAGCTCGAAAATCATCATCACAGATTGATTTCTACAAAGCATCAACGGATCCTTACATGGCAACATTTCTAAAGATTCTTGATAATGCCCTGCCTCTGCCCTGTAAAAACCCAAGCTTCCTTGAAGCCATGGAATCAGTGGCTGTTGGTATTCAGAAAGTTGCCCTGACAGATGAGCCCATTAAGCAAATCGTTGCGGAAATGGATAAAGAAGTTAAAGCAATCTATGCAGAATAA
- a CDS encoding ATP-binding protein, translating into MPSPSQIEDNGCGIDDAIKERILNPFFSTKITKSNIGLGLTISNKIIEEFNGTLSFMSETCKGTTFIVDLPEKDPPRV; encoded by the coding sequence ATTCCCTCACCGTCTCAAATTGAGGACAATGGCTGCGGTATTGACGATGCCATTAAAGAGCGAATTCTAAATCCTTTCTTCAGCACTAAAATTACAAAGAGTAATATAGGATTGGGCCTGACAATCTCCAATAAAATCATAGAAGAATTCAATGGAACCCTCAGCTTTATGAGTGAGACGTGTAAAGGTACTACCTTTATCGTTGATTTGCCAGAGAAAGATCCTCCCCGGGTTTGA
- a CDS encoding glycoside hydrolase family 88 protein, with amino-acid sequence MHINNKTPYFSEGLSGAALGGPEGVVLRLPVPLNCEDICRCRVFAGSEFHSRGSLVLKDVKSGLELGRCEVSYTCQFQPFYIDFKNAPSGDIEVSLVLKEDSDRLSSQSSFWVFTGDPFENCFAPAFLTGAEETRSEQNLLEAHTGPWGLQPFNWIYGCVVDGLSDQMLVQPSESLFSGIRKQISWFFSEKGSLEYTGPHSEKRENELFGIEQLLCFIPLLRFIPDHPGIRIFDEFCKKHLGPDGLIMDRGVDAEGLILEDYFVSVEGFYTLAYPLALRAGQLNDLSLMKTAVDQIRLRLPYVLKEGIVYQKSSISGHFYQPYWARAYCWFLLGLVKTIALARKDMGCQYLIEAFQSVAASVLDTFKEDGLFPVYFYEPETLADTSGCAGIGAAFALGYREGLLGKEYLDCARLVERALSKQINQDGFLCGASQLNRGTPDFQKEEFRVCAQFGGGLYLQLTAALSGIRIKENQNDGT; translated from the coding sequence ATGCATATCAATAATAAGACTCCCTACTTTTCCGAAGGATTATCCGGAGCCGCTCTGGGGGGACCTGAGGGTGTGGTACTCAGACTTCCTGTACCTCTAAATTGTGAAGACATCTGCCGGTGCAGGGTCTTCGCCGGTTCGGAATTCCATTCCAGGGGAAGCCTGGTTTTGAAGGATGTGAAATCCGGCCTGGAATTGGGCCGTTGTGAAGTCAGTTATACCTGTCAGTTCCAGCCATTCTATATCGATTTTAAAAATGCTCCCTCTGGAGACATCGAGGTCAGCCTGGTTCTGAAGGAGGATTCTGATCGTCTCTCATCTCAATCCTCCTTCTGGGTTTTTACGGGAGATCCCTTTGAGAACTGCTTTGCCCCTGCCTTTTTAACCGGTGCAGAAGAAACGCGTTCTGAACAAAACCTTCTGGAAGCTCATACCGGCCCTTGGGGACTTCAGCCCTTCAATTGGATTTACGGTTGTGTTGTTGACGGGCTGAGTGATCAAATGCTGGTTCAGCCATCGGAAAGCCTGTTTTCCGGAATCAGGAAACAAATTTCCTGGTTTTTCAGTGAAAAGGGGAGTTTAGAGTATACGGGACCTCACAGTGAAAAGCGGGAAAATGAGCTTTTCGGTATTGAACAGCTCCTCTGTTTCATCCCTCTTCTTCGCTTTATTCCCGACCATCCGGGAATCAGGATTTTTGATGAATTCTGCAAGAAACATCTGGGTCCAGATGGATTGATCATGGATAGGGGAGTGGATGCTGAGGGACTGATTCTGGAGGATTATTTTGTTTCTGTAGAGGGGTTCTATACCCTGGCTTATCCGCTTGCTCTGCGAGCTGGACAGTTGAATGATCTCTCTTTAATGAAAACCGCCGTGGATCAGATCCGCCTCAGGCTTCCCTATGTGCTGAAGGAGGGAATTGTGTATCAAAAATCCTCCATTTCCGGACACTTTTATCAACCATACTGGGCCAGGGCGTATTGCTGGTTCCTTTTAGGCTTAGTGAAAACCATTGCACTTGCCCGGAAAGACATGGGTTGTCAGTATTTGATTGAAGCCTTCCAGTCAGTTGCCGCATCAGTTTTGGATACCTTCAAGGAGGATGGCCTTTTTCCGGTGTATTTTTATGAACCTGAGACTCTTGCAGATACCTCCGGCTGTGCCGGAATCGGAGCGGCCTTTGCACTGGGATACAGGGAAGGACTCTTGGGCAAAGAATATCTTGATTGTGCCCGGCTGGTAGAGAGGGCATTATCAAAACAAATTAATCAAGATGGTTTTTTATGCGGTGCTTCCCAGCTGAACAGAGGGACGCCGGATTTTCAAAAAGAAGAGTTTCGGGTTTGTGCCCAGTTTGGGGGCGGATTGTATCTGCAGCTTACTGCCGCCTTAAGCGGAATTAGAATAAAGGAGAATCAGAATGACGGGACGTGA
- a CDS encoding electron transfer flavoprotein subunit beta/FixA family protein: protein MDITVCIKQVPGTSEVKVDPETGVLQRDGIDSKMNPYDLYAIETALRLKESKGGKVRAVTMGPPQAEQILREAFMMGADEAFLISDRQFAGSDVLATAYTLSQGIMKSGSSDLIICGKQTTDGDTAQVGAEIAEFLNIPHVTNVRSILKTDEESITVEMDMPHTVEIARVLYPCLISVEKGIYQSRLPSYVKKKETVGKPITVLSLKDLPDQGVSRYGLKGSPTQVERIFPPETRDDHEVWSGSSKELTRRLFEKLRDEKLLVQ, encoded by the coding sequence ATGGATATAACAGTCTGTATAAAACAGGTTCCTGGTACCTCTGAAGTCAAGGTCGATCCTGAAACTGGAGTGCTCCAGAGAGATGGAATCGACTCCAAGATGAACCCTTACGATTTATATGCCATCGAAACAGCCTTGAGGCTGAAAGAATCCAAAGGCGGGAAGGTGAGAGCTGTTACAATGGGCCCTCCCCAGGCAGAACAGATTCTTCGGGAAGCCTTTATGATGGGCGCTGATGAGGCTTTTCTCATCTCTGACAGGCAGTTTGCCGGCTCTGATGTTCTGGCTACAGCCTACACCCTGAGTCAGGGAATCATGAAATCAGGATCTTCCGATCTGATTATCTGCGGCAAGCAGACCACCGATGGTGATACCGCTCAGGTGGGTGCGGAAATCGCCGAGTTCCTGAATATCCCTCATGTAACCAATGTCCGCTCTATTCTGAAAACGGATGAAGAATCCATCACTGTCGAGATGGACATGCCCCATACCGTAGAAATTGCCAGAGTCCTCTATCCCTGCCTTATCTCTGTTGAAAAGGGTATCTACCAGTCCAGGCTTCCCTCCTATGTAAAAAAGAAAGAAACAGTGGGCAAACCCATTACTGTACTGTCTCTGAAGGACCTTCCTGATCAGGGCGTCTCCCGCTATGGTCTCAAAGGTTCTCCCACTCAGGTGGAGAGGATCTTCCCCCCGGAAACCCGTGATGATCATGAAGTATGGTCCGGCAGTTCTAAAGAATTGACCCGGAGACTTTTTGAGAAGCTCCGGGATGAAAAGCTTTTGGTTCAATAG
- a CDS encoding GGDEF domain-containing protein, with protein sequence MQNHKYASISLVFLIFLGLVATALPIFTGNMMEADSISQSLRVDLSFSLIWRNTFVLFSIYVAVMHKFKVDLMDEMVEKERLMKELERLSLTDALTNLQNRRGFNQFMEYEFKQIQRSGESFAVTLCDIDFFKKVNDRYGHDCGDLVLKEIAAALRRNVRDQDCLARWGGEEFILLQKMDLSQAALSADRIRKEIEGLNFDYENEGFSITMSFGIAGMLPRDKDFEESILAADRNLYKAKDAGRNCVVV encoded by the coding sequence TTGCAAAATCATAAATATGCTTCCATTTCTCTTGTTTTTTTAATTTTTCTGGGACTTGTTGCCACTGCCCTTCCTATCTTCACGGGGAACATGATGGAGGCCGATTCCATTTCCCAGTCTTTACGAGTTGATTTATCTTTTTCACTGATCTGGAGAAATACCTTTGTCCTTTTTTCCATCTATGTTGCTGTCATGCACAAGTTCAAAGTTGATCTGATGGACGAAATGGTGGAAAAGGAGCGCCTGATGAAAGAATTGGAGAGGCTTTCCCTGACGGATGCTTTGACTAATCTTCAAAACCGGAGAGGATTCAACCAATTTATGGAGTATGAATTTAAACAGATCCAACGGAGTGGAGAGTCCTTTGCCGTTACCCTTTGCGATATCGATTTCTTCAAGAAGGTAAATGACCGTTACGGTCATGATTGTGGGGATCTTGTTCTTAAAGAAATCGCTGCTGCACTCCGCAGGAATGTGAGAGATCAGGATTGCCTGGCCCGATGGGGTGGAGAAGAATTTATACTTCTCCAAAAGATGGATCTCTCACAGGCGGCGCTTTCAGCAGATCGTATCAGAAAGGAAATTGAGGGGTTGAATTTTGATTATGAAAATGAAGGTTTTTCAATTACCATGAGTTTCGGAATTGCCGGTATGCTACCCAGAGATAAAGACTTTGAAGAGTCTATCCTTGCTGCAGATCGGAATCTTTATAAGGCGAAGGACGCGGGAAGAAACTGTGTTGTTGTATAG
- a CDS encoding sulfatase-like hydrolase/transferase: MLEKKQNILVLFPDQLRADALSCNGCKAISTPHLDRLAAEGVNYKRALSPTPLCVPARASMLTGQNALVTGVLNNGSWLRTDREVLGMKSWPEILNKAGYRTAAIGKMHFYPWDSPEGFQDRIISEDKRHTHIQDDYQNYLKSKGMHKYHGMDHKDYLVQKGAVVSRIPLEDQVDTWVADQTISYLAALDQDQSFAVIAGFPGPHCPYDPPAEHLDQVDLSQIKAPVGNPVDWMKSDADRINRMPWNGVDYSDASQEDYLRIRHHYLALVKQIDDAVGLILNYLDQSGLAETTTVLFTSDHGDFLGDHDLIGKRYFLDQAVSVPLLIRGAGFTPGTQVDSLVNLTDVYNTIFSIAGIESSPSEDCQILDGSENPERYIFGALDTGFFAAWKNWRLSRYYNGEAYLFNLEADPLENNNLILDKTCSEILNQLDRRLSVWILESSRTAHLDKKVVPATDNAEDPFNQAGWTRPYPFPHQG; this comes from the coding sequence ATGCTGGAAAAAAAACAGAACATACTGGTTTTGTTTCCTGATCAGCTGAGAGCTGATGCGCTCAGCTGTAATGGATGTAAGGCCATATCTACTCCCCACTTAGACCGTCTGGCTGCGGAAGGTGTTAACTATAAAAGGGCCCTCAGTCCCACTCCTCTTTGTGTTCCCGCCAGGGCTTCCATGCTGACAGGACAGAATGCTTTAGTGACAGGAGTTCTGAATAACGGGTCCTGGCTCCGTACGGACCGTGAGGTTCTGGGTATGAAGTCCTGGCCGGAAATCCTGAATAAAGCAGGGTATAGAACAGCTGCCATTGGTAAGATGCACTTTTATCCCTGGGACAGTCCTGAAGGGTTTCAGGACCGTATCATCAGTGAAGATAAACGGCACACCCATATTCAGGATGACTACCAGAACTATCTTAAATCAAAAGGGATGCACAAATATCACGGGATGGATCACAAAGACTATCTGGTACAGAAAGGAGCGGTCGTCAGCCGTATTCCTCTGGAAGATCAAGTGGATACCTGGGTGGCTGATCAGACGATATCTTACCTGGCTGCCCTTGACCAGGATCAGTCCTTTGCGGTGATTGCAGGATTTCCGGGACCTCATTGTCCTTATGATCCTCCAGCGGAACACCTGGATCAGGTTGATCTCTCTCAAATCAAAGCTCCCGTCGGGAATCCTGTTGATTGGATGAAATCCGATGCAGACCGCATCAACAGGATGCCCTGGAATGGTGTGGATTATTCTGATGCTTCCCAGGAAGACTATCTCCGCATTCGTCATCACTATCTGGCTCTTGTGAAACAGATCGATGATGCGGTGGGACTCATTTTGAACTATCTGGATCAGAGCGGTCTTGCAGAGACAACCACCGTTCTTTTCACATCAGATCATGGTGATTTTCTGGGAGATCATGATCTCATCGGTAAACGTTACTTTTTGGATCAGGCTGTGTCAGTTCCTCTTCTTATCAGAGGAGCCGGTTTTACACCCGGCACTCAGGTGGACAGTCTGGTCAATCTGACGGATGTATACAACACTATTTTTAGCATTGCCGGAATAGAATCATCCCCTTCAGAAGACTGTCAGATTCTTGACGGGTCTGAAAATCCGGAAAGGTACATTTTCGGAGCCTTGGATACGGGATTTTTTGCAGCCTGGAAAAATTGGCGGTTGTCACGGTATTACAATGGGGAAGCCTACCTTTTTAACCTAGAGGCTGATCCTCTGGAGAATAACAATCTGATACTTGATAAGACCTGTTCGGAGATCCTGAACCAGCTGGACCGCCGGCTGAGTGTCTGGATTCTGGAGTCCTCCAGGACAGCTCATCTGGATAAGAAAGTTGTTCCAGCTACGGATAATGCCGAAGACCCTTTCAATCAGGCGGGATGGACACGGCCCTATCCTTTTCCGCATCAGGGATAG
- a CDS encoding electron transfer flavoprotein subunit alpha/FixB family protein: MKELVIHQSMSKGLNKQTLEDLCPFAAIACGPASEDYIEITAACKMCGLCVKNGPAGVFELIEIDDSHPGKKPLNKEDWKGIAVYIDQVEGEVHPVSFELIGKARELAAKVNAPVYALCMGSGIASMARQTLLYGVDKVFVYDQKELEHFRIEPYTAVFEDFINEVKPSVCLVGGTTVGRSLAPRTAARFRTGLTADCTFLDIKENTDLDQIRPAFGGNIMAHIHTPAHRPQFATVRYKIFSAPEALLESEVRGVVEERQLPVEKLSSRIEVLEVKPKVLDVGIEEAEVIVVAGRGVKKQEDLKMLEELASSLGGQLAATRSLIEAGWADPRKQIGLSGRTVKPRLIITCGVSGAIQFVAGMNSSELIIAINTDAAAPIMKVAHIALEGDLYEILPFLLEDIKSRADAAVLQV; the protein is encoded by the coding sequence ATGAAAGAATTAGTAATACATCAGAGCATGTCAAAAGGCTTGAATAAACAAACACTGGAAGACCTCTGTCCCTTTGCTGCTATAGCCTGCGGTCCAGCTTCCGAAGATTACATTGAAATAACCGCTGCCTGTAAAATGTGTGGTCTCTGCGTGAAAAACGGACCTGCGGGTGTTTTTGAACTGATCGAGATAGATGACTCTCACCCAGGGAAAAAGCCGCTGAACAAAGAGGATTGGAAGGGCATCGCCGTCTATATAGACCAGGTGGAGGGAGAAGTCCATCCTGTCAGCTTTGAACTCATCGGCAAGGCCCGGGAGCTGGCGGCCAAGGTGAATGCTCCTGTTTATGCCCTCTGCATGGGTTCCGGGATAGCTTCCATGGCCCGGCAGACCCTGCTTTACGGTGTGGATAAAGTCTTTGTGTATGATCAGAAAGAGCTGGAGCATTTCAGGATTGAGCCCTACACAGCAGTCTTTGAAGATTTTATTAATGAAGTCAAACCCTCTGTCTGTCTGGTAGGAGGTACTACTGTGGGACGCTCCCTGGCTCCGAGGACCGCCGCCCGGTTCCGAACAGGACTGACCGCCGACTGCACTTTCCTGGATATCAAAGAGAATACAGATCTGGATCAGATCAGGCCGGCCTTCGGCGGGAATATCATGGCACACATCCATACCCCCGCTCACAGACCCCAGTTTGCCACGGTCCGGTATAAGATCTTTTCCGCTCCCGAGGCTCTTCTGGAGTCAGAGGTCAGGGGAGTGGTTGAGGAGAGACAGCTCCCTGTAGAAAAACTGTCTTCCAGGATTGAAGTCCTGGAGGTAAAACCCAAGGTTCTGGATGTGGGTATTGAAGAAGCCGAGGTCATTGTTGTGGCCGGACGGGGTGTCAAAAAACAGGAAGACCTTAAGATGCTGGAAGAACTCGCTTCTTCCCTGGGAGGACAACTGGCGGCAACCCGTTCCCTGATTGAAGCCGGCTGGGCGGACCCCCGCAAGCAGATCGGTCTTTCGGGAAGAACCGTCAAGCCGAGACTGATCATCACCTGCGGTGTTTCCGGGGCCATACAGTTTGTGGCCGGGATGAATTCTTCCGAGCTCATCATCGCCATTAATACCGATGCGGCGGCGCCCATCATGAAGGTGGCCCATATTGCTCTTGAAGGGGACCTGTATGAGATACTGCCCTTCCTTTTGGAAGATATTAAATCCAGGGCCGATGCCGCTGTTTTGCAGGTTTAA
- a CDS encoding FadR/GntR family transcriptional regulator: protein MEDTFSRISFKKKTEAISEQIVGLINSRDLTRGDKLPSERYLSETMGVSRGALREALRALEMIGIIETKTGSGSFIKVNGPIEKTTDLSKMMERDDNPLNLIIVRKTIEPLSAKLAAKNAGESEILHLKDFYSGYDIPAGEKEINYDLDGDFHLYIAEMSQNKSLYDVMKVITDRMKSDNFWRFAKEKTTGLLHHLGPHIDEHEMLVNAIANHDEKEAEKAMKQHLRSVEKGLLQFF from the coding sequence ATGGAAGACACTTTCAGCCGGATAAGCTTTAAAAAAAAGACAGAAGCTATCAGTGAGCAAATCGTCGGTCTCATTAACTCCAGGGATCTGACACGGGGAGACAAACTTCCCTCAGAGAGATACCTGTCGGAAACGATGGGTGTCAGCAGAGGAGCTCTGAGAGAAGCCCTCCGCGCTCTGGAGATGATTGGAATTATTGAAACAAAAACCGGTTCAGGCAGCTTCATCAAGGTAAATGGTCCTATCGAAAAGACCACAGACCTTTCAAAAATGATGGAAAGAGATGACAATCCCCTGAATCTGATCATTGTCCGTAAAACAATTGAACCCCTTTCGGCAAAACTGGCGGCAAAAAATGCCGGTGAATCCGAAATACTTCATCTCAAGGATTTTTATTCAGGTTATGACATACCCGCTGGGGAAAAAGAGATCAATTATGACCTGGATGGAGATTTCCACCTCTATATTGCTGAGATGTCTCAGAACAAATCCCTTTATGATGTGATGAAAGTCATTACAGACAGAATGAAGTCTGATAATTTCTGGCGCTTTGCCAAGGAAAAAACGACAGGATTACTCCATCACCTTGGTCCTCATATTGATGAGCATGAAATGCTTGTCAATGCCATTGCCAATCATGATGAGAAAGAAGCTGAGAAGGCAATGAAACAGCACCTCAGGAGTGTTGAAAAGGGACTGCTTCAGTTCTTTTAA